ACAAATTTAACCCTGCACCACCAGCTTCACACCAACAAGGGCCGCAAAAATACAACCGCAAACGTTGGCTCTCTGCTATTCTTCCATGCTCGTGACAAATATTTAGGGATTAATTCCTGCAACAACCCAGTGAGTAGGTACTGGGTTATTATTCCCATCTTACAGACAAAATAAGcaaagagaggttaagtaacgTAACCATAGTCACACAGCAGGTAAGTGGTGAAATCGAGATTCTGACCCAGATAGTATAAGTTGCTCAAAATGCCCATCACTAAGTgaaaaatgtggtgctggagactgGGGAGCGGGGATGCGCTGGTAGATTTTCCTTACTAACAAAATAAATGCCACTGAGTCAGAGTTTTCACTTAAAACCGCCAAAACAGAATTTGACTACAAAAACCTTTACTTATCGTGGAAAATTCCAGAACCTTCCAATAGGCAAACTGAGGCACGCCTGTATTCACTTAGCAAGACTTTTTATGTTTCACACGTGGGCTTTCGGTTGGACTTGTTTTAAagtcattaatttttttgaattaaaataactGGAAATGTTTTTCCCCTGAATTAGCAAGAAATCCGAGCTGTGAATGGAGGTTTGATTTTAACAGTTTAGGATAATCACTATTTTAAAGAGTCATAAATAGCTTTCCTAGAACAAGCAGGAGGGAAAAGTACTGCTGAACTAAAGCTTTCTTCCCCGCTCCTTCTAGCAATTAGCAGCTCCAACCAATAGTGACAGCGAGTTAAAATGGGACTTTTCACTGAGATGAAAGAGTAGGCAACTTTCTTCcactagaaagaaaataaaagaattcatCTTAAAACTTCCTAAGAGTTCAGTCTATATTCCAGATGACTCAGTAACCCTAAGCAGGTTGaagcattaaaaaacaaagtcagagcAGACATAATCAAATCAAACTGACCCCCTATTTCAGCTGGCTGACTGCCAAACCAGATTCCAGAACAGAGCAAAATTCAAATAACCAAAATGACTTCATGAAGATACaagtgagtgccaaagaagtttTTTTTCAAAGAGTTCAAAAAACCAGAAATAGCTCATCCAAGGGCCTGGTTTTACAAATTAAGATGTTAAActccagattaaaaaaagagacagtagtgacagaactgaaaaataaaaaatacagaaccGGCCTCCAAAACGGCAGGACACAGCACCACAAAGCCATCTTCCCATCTTCACAGCCAGTGACCTCTTGAACAGACTAGATTTCCAGGAGCTTATAAACTGAAGTCATTCATCATCCCCCAAAGGATACTTCCTGGAAACAGAAATGGTTTCAGAAAGGATTTGGGCAAATCTGTGAATGACAGAGCAGCCATAAATAGCTATTAAGAGAAGCCGGGCTCCACCTGACCTTTAGGATTGACGTCAAGGAGGAGAGTTGCAGGCTCCAACGGTGGTATCTTCGGGATGGTATTGGCGCCCAAAGACTAGGTCAGATGGATCTGACCTAGAATGGCAATGCCCATGTGCTTATATGGCCTGGCCTGGCGCACCCGGGACTTCGAATTAGAAGGCGAGCTGAGCTCCTGTCTCTAGCCATTTATAgacagctatgtgaccttgggcatgtcacTTACTCACTCAAAgcccattttcctcatctgtaagttgGAGCTGATGACGGTGACAATCCCTCACCCAAATCCTTGGTGCTTTGGAAATCCGAActgttcagattttaaaaaggtaCTATGGGCCCTTGAGTGTTCACCAGGCCCAGAGAAGTCTAGGGAACTACTCCGTAATCAAACACATTAATATTTTTGCAGCAAAACATATGAATATTCAAAATAGGCGAGATAAATATAGCCTCACATCAGTTCAGATCAGGTTTTGCCACTAAATGAGTGCGCTGCAAACTTACACAAAGCCTTTTTAGCTTTCAGAGGTTCTCAGACTTCACCATCAGCGGTATGGAATGAGAGATCCACACCCCCTAAAGGGAGGCTGGGCAGTTAAGAGAAATAAAGTCATTAAGGGTGctttgcaggggcttccctggtggctcaggagctaagaatccgcctgccaatgcagtagacacaggttcgAGGCCTGGTacgggacgatcccacatgccgcagagaaactaagcccacgcgccacaactattgagcctacgctctggagcccgggaactGCAACTACCAGGCCCATGTGctacaaatactgaagcccatgagccctacAGACCGAGCCCCACGActggagaagccaccacaatgagaagcctgcgcactgcaacgaagagcagCTCCTGATCACCATTTCTAGAgaaaagtcctgctgctgctgctgctaagtcgcttcagtcgtgtccgactctgtgcgaccccacagacagcagcccaccaggctctgccatccctgggattctccaagcaagaacactgcagtgggttgccatttccttctcaaatgcatgaaagtgaaatgtgaaagggaagtcactccgtcgtgtccgactcttagcgaccccatggactgcagcctaccaggcttctccatctatgggattttccaggcaagagtactggagtcaggtgccgttgccttctccgagagaaaagtccacacagcatcaaagacccaacatagccaaaaatgaataaatatttttaaaacaggtgCTTTGCAAAGGAAAAAGTGGGACAACTGATAAAAGGCATTATTAACATTACTActgggacttcccgggtggtccagtggttaagaatctgcacttccattgcagagggcatgagttcagtccctggttggggaactaaaatcctgcatacCACAGGGcgtggtcaaaaaataaataaataaaaataaatttaagtacattaaaaaaaaatattactactGTGGCTATCATTACCCCACTGAATGCTCTTTTCCAAATAGAATCTGGTATGACCTCAGCGGTGCCTAAAGCTGGCAGAATGATGAGAAGGGACCAAGAATTCAGGGGAACAACTAAATTCTCCAAGTGGCCTAAACCAAGGTCAACAGTTACCTGCCCTCTACATGGTCAACCGCTGAAAACCGTGCAGCTGGCCACCTGAAGAGGCCAAGGCAAGGGCCAGACAGGACCTTATGGCTCTGCAACATGGTCATGCACTCTAGACCTGGCCTGGGGAGCCTCTGAACAGGGCTGCAGTCCTGAGTGCAGAGACAGGGCTGGGACCGCCTCTAGGGTTTCTGAGCATGCTTGCAAGAACCAGACAAGCGCTCCTCCTGTGTGTATGCAGGACACGCAGTGCTGATCCGAGGGCTTGTCTGCAGGAGATCCAGAGGTTCCTGGGAAGCCAGATCCCACCCTGATTCTGTGGCACTTTAATTCAGAAACGTATTAAGACCacgctgggaattccctggaagtccagcgTGTCAGGATTACTCGCTTCCACTGTAGGAGGCACGAGGGTTCagtccatggtcagggaactaagatacctcaagccatgcagcatggccataaaaaagaaaaaagacttagGCTCATGAgcctggggagactgaggcccaggaggGCTATGTTGACTTCTAAGTCAATCACATTATTCCTGATAATCTTATCACATGTATGTGGCTCTGAGAAGGAGACTGTGCACCTGGCCTAGTTCAGCTGGTCCCCAGATCAGATCCAGACAAGGTGACACGCAGAACAGGCCCAGCCTTccagggagagaaggagacagaACAGAGATCAAGCTTCAACAAAGTGCTAattcactcggtcgtgtccgactcttgagaccccatggactggggccctccaggctcctctgtccacagaatcctccaggcaagaatactggagtgggttgccattcccttctccaggggatcttcctagccctgggattgaacccaggtctcccgcactgcaggcagattctttatcctctaagccaccagggaaatttaaAGAAGGAGAGTCCAACCTTCCCAAAGAGACCCTCCCTCCCTCAGACATTATCTTCTGTGATGCGAGCCTGCTGGGGAGGTTTTAGAACACAGCACTTGCTCCTGCATCTGCCTGGAGACAGATCTGCTTATCCAGCAGGCCCTCTGATTGTTCTGACTTCCTTCCGGATCCTTTAGGCAGGTAAGCCCCATTTGATTTACCCAGGTAGCATCTCTGTGTGGGCTTTCCATCAATCCATCAGGCTACATCTGACACTGCTTTTACATCTCACCGTGCACTGCAGGGACCATAACTTTACAAAGTTTCACTCCAACTGTCTGTcaccccaacaggctcccctctccccagcttgGAACCAAGTCACAAGCAAAGCACACTGATGTGATTATATCACACaccttcctgcctgcctcccttccctgcactctccccctccttcctctccgtGCCCTTCTGCCCATCACCTGCCGTCCCCGCCCCGAAAGAAGAAAAGCGACTACCGCCAGCAGGTACCTAACCTTTACCAACGCTCTAGCCTACTGGCttaccaacaaaataaaataaatcctgtGGTCTGTTATTTCATCATGTTCATCACTATCACATTCACAGCCTCCTGACATCAGAATCTCCCACTCTGATTGTTTTGTCTtgacttttttgtttgtgttaTGCTGGCAGCTTTAGTAGGAAATCGGGAAGCAGCACCTTCATCCTGGAGGtctgagagacagggagagaggtgAAGCCTCCTGAGAGCACGTCAGATCGGGAGCCAGGGGCTGCCAGTGAGAGCGAGGGAGGAAAGCATGCGGGAACATTCTCTCCGTCCCTGATCTCCTCGGACCCCACAGCTTTCCACCCAGGGCACAGCCCCAGGCTCCAGCCTCTGGGGCAGCGGCAGCCCACTTTCCACCCTCAGTCAATAGCACATTCTCCCATGTCAGCAGCCCAGGGCACGACGCCAAGGATGCCAGGACCGGCGGCTCACCATCACAAGCTCAGAAGGACGGCGACACCCTTTGCACCACCTCCCAGCCAACTCAACCCCTTGATGGCAGGGCCGTGGGCACCACACCATAGAACTCAGACCTGCGGGGGCGAAGCAGAGATGAGACCCAAGCCAGGTGGGGAACTGAGGGTCCAGCCCTCACCCTCTTGGTTACGAAGTGCCAGTCACAGCTCCAGGGATTTCTGGAGCTTCGTTAATCCACCACCCCACCCTGCAGAACACCTCCATTATAAAGAAAGTAAAGCAAGACTCAGAAAGGTTACATAACGTTGCCAAGCTCTCAGTGCTAGACATGGCTAGTTCTGTTACCCATgctctggtggggaggggggtgtagAATACAACCAACCTTCCAGCTCTCCCCAGAGGAACAAGGGTCCCACAGAAAACTCCTGGGAGAGTAATATCTTTTGCAGCCCTCTCAggtaaagagaagcaaaaaggaccCAGGAagaagccaggaaaaaaaaacaaaaaacctacttTCCAGGGCACTGGGGTTGCGGAAAATGGGAAAAGGTAGTCAAAGgtagtcaaaaaataaatgaatccgGGGGTTATAACACACAACATGATCACTATATTTAACAATACTGCATTACATaatgaaagttgctaaaagagtagatcttacaagtgcttaagaaaaaaaattctctatcTAAAGTGATGGATTTTAACTAAGTCAACTTATCATAGTgatcatttcataaaatattcaaataccaAATCATTATATACCTGAAACCGTTATACGTCAATGAaatctccattttaaaattactttccaCTATAACCCGTTTCTCTTAGCACATAACTGAAATAATTCACATCCGGAGAAGGCGATCAATGTATCTGGTCAAGTCTGGGGAGCGGGTTTCCTCTTTAGGAAAGTGtgagcaaaaacaaacacaacctCGGCCTGTTTCTGAGCAGTACAAGCATCACGAAGACACACCTTAGTGGCGGTTATTTTTCGCACCCGACCGGAAGAGAATCGGCTACGTGGAGCTCAGTGGCACTTTCCAAAAGGTAAGTCTCAGAAGACCTGATTAAGCGGTGTTGGAGGAGGTTCTGACTCAGCTTGGTGGAATCAGATAACCTCCAGGTGCCTCCAACTTCatgcccccacctcctctcccccacATCCCCTCCTGAATGGTCAACAGAAGAATTGGGGGGGGGCAGCGAGGAGAGGAGTGCAAAAGTGAAGAATCCACCCAAGATCTGCAGCACAGCAGGCAAGAGAGTGTGCAGGGAAATGTTATCACAGATGACAAAGAGAAACTGGATTTCTTAACACCCCTCGCCTGACCCAGGAACTGGAGGGTAATGTGACGGGCACATCAAACTCACTGCAGATTCCCTCTGTGTTTACTCCACTTCTGATGAGCAATTTCAAAACCCTTCGTTGTGCAGACAAGACACTCTTTCGGACTGAATAACTCCGAGAGGCAGCAAAGTGCAAGAAGGTTAAGACCTGAATTTGAATCCAGCTCTGCCTCTCGGTATCTACCTGACCCTGAGAAAAGGTCTTATTATCTCCCTATGAACAAGAACATCATCTACCTGGGAAAACTGCCGTTAACAAAAATATGACTCCACGAAAAGCATTTGAAGCAGGCATGTCATAAAAGctatttcacagagaaggaaacagaagccaGAGGGAAGCCAATGCTGGCCCAAAGTGGTATTTAATTCAATGTGAGTAGGGATGGGTTAAGAATAAGACTGCAAGCTGCAAAACCAATGTTTCTCATACCCATCCTTCTCCCTTGAATTTAAATCAGCTCCCCCGAAACGTGTTTACAAGGACAGAGAATGAAAAGGGAGAGGAGGCAACATTCCTGGTGATGAAGGTTCACCAGGAACATCGTTTAGAACCTGCAGTTGCTCTTGGGTCTAAGCAgactccagcccctcccctcctcctgagCTGCCGGCCTTGGCAGGAACCACCACAGGGGAACTCAGGTACCTGAAACTGGGCAGAGTGGCCAGACCCCGGCCGTGGGcccttcctcctcaccccacctTTCCCTCCCTCCACTTTAGGAGTCTctccaggcagaggagaaaagaccCAACAGCAGGAAAAGCAAAACGGGAGCCCAAATGCAAAAAGAACGCAAAGAGCTTAGTGAAGACTGGGcgaaaggaattccctggcagtcctacTACTGAAGGTGGAAGTTCAATcctcggtcagggaactaagattctgtaaGCCACTTGACATgatctaaaaattaataaataaaaatcaaatttttttaaaaaaaaggaactggGCGCGTAAGTTCCCCCGTGTTCAGGAAAGACCCAAAACTCTCTCAACAGACCTGAAAAGTGATCCCCTCAGGTGGTTTTTCACAAATAGCAAAGAGAACAAGGGAGCCAGGCCCCAGGACTATGGGACAGCTGGGAAGAAAGGCGGGGCCGAGGCCAGAAATTCGGGGAGGGGGTGACGGGCGCAGAGGGGCCTACCTGTGCTGCTCCACAGCCTCGTTGTCAGGAAGCTCCACGCCGCACACACTGCACTGCTCCCCGACGGTGCGGCTCTCAGCCTTCATGCCCACAGCCAGCTCCCCCAGCTTGCTGAACAGCTCCCGCTGGATGAAGCCCTGGGGCAGCAGACCCCCGTaggtgctgaagtccatggagacAGCCAGGGCGGGCTGCACGTGGAGGCCTGAGGTCACTGAGGACGGCATGCTGAGCACGGCATCGGCCTTGTGGTTGGGCAACACGGAATAGAGGCCCAGGTGCTTCTCAGCTGGGGGCGCAGGGGGCTCCAGTCGGCCGGGAGGCCCCTGGCCGGCCTCGACCGGAGGCGGCAGCTGCTCAGCACTCTCCTCACGTCCGTAGTGCAGCTCCCTGGCGCTGGTGATGACGCTGCTCCGAGTAGGGGTCCCGGGCCCTTCCTTGCCCCTTTCTTCCACCTTGTCCCCCATCCCAGCTGAGATGCTAGACTCCACGGTCCCAGGGCTTTCCTGGCCAGGCACCTCATCCACCTGCATCATCTCCGGCTTCACCTCAGCCACCGCGGGGTGCCGCCCACCCCCAGCCAGGGTCGGCTCCTCAGGCCCGGTGGGCGGCTGAAGAGCCCCCTGCAGGAGAGACTGTCCTATGGTCATCAGACTGTCCACCGCCGCCTTGGTGGGACTCATGGCTGAAAGGCCAAATGAGGTGGAGACGGAAGGGCTCTGGTCCACCATGGGCCCAGGGAGGCTCTGGGCCGCCACGCTGGCATAGCCACTCTCCTCGCTGGAATGCTTCGAGATGAAGATGTTCTTCAGGTAGCGCGCCTTGCGGTCCTCTTCCTCCTCGGCCCCGCCCTCCGCCATGGTGGCCTCCGTGTCATTGTCATCTGAGGCCTGGATGGTCTCCAGGATCTTCAGGCACTGCTCCTCCAGGTACTCGATCTCCAGGATCTCAGCGGCATACAGCAGGTCATCCAAGTCCTCCGCCTTGGCTTGCAGTGTGGCCGTGTATGCATACTCCAGAATCTGCTGGAAGGTCTTGGGAGACAGGAAGTCCAGAGTATAGTGCTGGCTGTTGCGGTGGAAGAGGATCTCAAACATCTTGCTGGTGCAGGCCAGCACAGTCCGGTGGGCATGGAACTCCTGGCTGTCCACCATGATGACCACATCGCACAGCGTCCCGGCCAGCCGCATCTGGTTGGCCTTGCACAGGAGCCCCGTGGGGTGGCTGGGGTTCTGCAGCTGGATCATGCCCATCTTTGTCAGATCCATGGTGCTCCCCGAGGCTTAGGCATGaggctttctttccttcctggctCTGCGTGGCGGGGCAGGGTGTGTTTCCTGGGCCAATGGCAAGGGCTAGAGGGGAGAAATGGGGAAAGAGGCAAAAGAGATGCAAGAACAAAAGATAGATTAGTTACTGTCCCTAAAAATAAGAATTCAATCAATAGCCCCTGACCCAAACCCGCAGCAAGACAGTCCTGGAGATTTTAATAGAGGGAAAGGGCTTCCTAGCAATCTACATGACTGCCTTTACAGGCCCAAGGATGATAGGAGTAAAAAGAAGGTTCTGCTATGTAGCACATGCCTAATTCACTGGTCTATGACATCTGTTagaagaagtaaaatgaaaattacaatgGAGTCTTGTGAGTCCTGAGCTTTCTTTAAATCTGAGTGTGGGGGGCTCCTGTGCAAAATCAACACTGATTGTGAGAAAATGCCCAGTGCTTAATTTAAATGAGTAAGAATTTAACCCCCTCTTCTAGTCAGTGTAAGCACtcaatttcactttcaatccCCCGTGCAGCAAATCTCATCTTCAAAACGAAGTTTCTCTAAATCCTGCCTCATTGTGGTAGCCCCAGGAACAACACCCAGCCTAGCTGTGGCTAGCAGCCTAGAGTAGCAGCTCAGAGAAATCTACAGGCAAGATtctcctcctccagcccaccTTTTCACCCTCAGTTAATGCCTTCCTGGGCCTCTGCCCTTCCACTCTTCTCAGGGTTGCAAAGGGCTGATGAACCCACGCCCTGACCCTCTCCTTAGGCCCTaagagaaatacacacacatagtcTATGTACTAGCTTGGCTCACTCCCAATCATGGGTACCTCAAAGTGATTGTATAAGTAATCCAAAATCTCAACTGTGtagtatgcatgtatgtgtgcgtgcaccAACTAGAGAAGTAGAAACAGTtaacacacgtgtgtgcatgcatgcttagtcgtgtccaactctttgcaaccccatgactgtagcctgccaggctcctgaccaaggagttttccaggcaagactactggagtgcgttgccatttcctcctccaacagatcttccccacccaggggttgaacccatgtttcctgcatctcctgcatcggcaggcgattctttaccactgcactacctgggaagccccaaacacacATGTCCACACTTATATAATGTGCCACACTTATATAATGTGCTGCACTTATCTCCTGCCCACAAGTACCCAGTAGTGAGGAAGATCTGTAATATGCAGGCTAGGTATTGAAGGACCTTCAGAGAGATCCTAGGAAACATGCACCCCCTAAACCCAGGAGTGCATGTGCTGGGAACCCAAACTCCCAGTGTCTCCCACAGGCTCCCGGGAATGGGCAAGTCCCATGACCCGAAGAGGAATTGATGCTGGACTGCTAGACCTGGCTCAGAGGGGTGAGAGATGATATTGGCACCAGCATCTATGGTGTGAGTTACCAGCATGAAGGGAAGACTGAGCTGGAGACAAAGGCCTCTCTCCAAGTGCCGTTTGGGATCAGTAACAGGGCTCTGAGTCTCCCAAACCAGTCTAAAGCGTGTCTGAAAGATCTCACAGGCCCAGGTCCCTCCCAGCCTCGGCCTTGCTGTGGCCAATATTGCTGTGAAATCAATTGGGAGCAACGCAGAGCAAGGGCTCTTCCTCTTGGAACACTGCTGGCCTCCGCCCCCAAAAGGAACCCTATTGACTCCAGAGCCACAAATCTTACTTAGAAAGGGTTAACAGGACAGTCAATCAAGAAGACACTTTTGCTCCCCACCCTGGGGTGAGAACGGAggccatggtgggggtggggggcggtgacCATTCACAAGCGCCTTGCCACCATGCGCTTTCCCCGCAGACTTTGGGCTTCAGAGAACTAGGGGGTAGGAATCGAAAGAATGGAAGCTGGTCTACCCGAATTCCTTCCCCAAAGCAAGCACCGTAGGTTCTGAAGGAAACCAGGGTGCCCTGATCAGCCATCCCCGAAACCCGCGGCTCGGCGCCCGGGAGCCGGCTGGTGCTGGCTGCAGCGCCGTGCCCCTCGTCACGGCGGAAAGCCCGAACTAACCAGCTCGAGCTCCGGGGATCGATCGCGCTCTCACACCTTCccgcccctcaccccccaccccgttTCCAGCCACCCCCTACGGAGACTTGGAGACGACTTCAGCAAACTTGGGGAAGCAACTTTTCCGAGGAAGCCAGATGGCAACGAGAAAGGGAGCCGggttaggaaagaagaaaagcgaaagaGACCCGGGCTTAAGGCAAGAGTTCAGGCGGGCCGAACGCCGGGGCGAGAGAGGCGAGAAGGCGGACTCGCCTTGAGGCGAAGGGGAAGCACAAAAGCCCGACAACGAGTTGTGGGAGGAAAGACGAGAAGGGATCTGAGGGCCCTCTCTCTCCGACCCAGGGCGGGGATCCCCGCGAGCGACGGACAA
This genomic window from Bubalus bubalis isolate 160015118507 breed Murrah chromosome 16, NDDB_SH_1, whole genome shotgun sequence contains:
- the ZBTB16 gene encoding zinc finger and BTB domain-containing protein 16 translates to MDLTKMGMIQLQNPSHPTGLLCKANQMRLAGTLCDVVIMVDSQEFHAHRTVLACTSKMFEILFHRNSQHYTLDFLSPKTFQQILEYAYTATLQAKAEDLDDLLYAAEILEIEYLEEQCLKILETIQASDDNDTEATMAEGGAEEEEDRKARYLKNIFISKHSSEESGYASVAAQSLPGPMVDQSPSVSTSFGLSAMSPTKAAVDSLMTIGQSLLQGALQPPTGPEEPTLAGGGRHPAVAEVKPEMMQVDEVPGQESPGTVESSISAGMGDKVEERGKEGPGTPTRSSVITSARELHYGREESAEQLPPPVEAGQGPPGRLEPPAPPAEKHLGLYSVLPNHKADAVLSMPSSVTSGLHVQPALAVSMDFSTYGGLLPQGFIQRELFSKLGELAVGMKAESRTVGEQCSVCGVELPDNEAVEQHRKLHSGMKTYGCELCGKRFLDSLRLRMHLLAHSAGAKAFVCDQCGAQFSKEEALETHRQTHTGTDMAVFCLLCGKRFQAQSALQQHMEVHAGVRSYICSECNRTFPSHTALKRHLRSHTGDHPYECEFCGSCFRDESTLKSHKRIHTGEKPYECNGCGKKFSLKHQLETHYRVHTGEKPFECKLCHQRSRDYSAMIKHLRTHNGASPYQCTICSEYCPSLSSMQKHMKGHKPEEIPPDWRIEKTYLYLCYV